The DNA segment GATCATCTCGGTTATGCTGGCAGTGAGCAATGTGCCTGCGGCAGTAGTTTGGTACCAAAAGGCGCTTGGTGCAAATCTGTTGTGGAGCTTAGGTTCAGTGGCAGGCCTGGAGGTGGCGGGTGCCACTTTTTTCCTGGGGGAACCCGCTAATAACGGCTGGGAGAGTCCTGCCCAATTGGGTATTACAACAACACGGATAGAGGTATTTTGCGATGACCCAGACACATTTATTGAACGTGCCGTGCAGGCAGGAGCCAATGGTAGCCGGGACCCTGTTAGAAATCATGAAGCTCCCTGGGGCACTCACAGGCAAGGAGGTTTTATTGATCCGTTTGGACATATATGGCTGGTTGGCGACAGGTCGCCTTTAAACAGGTTTCCGTAACTGACTGTAACCCCCACCCCAAAGTGGTACGATTTTTTCTTACCATTGCCCAGAAAACTCCACCAACCTTATGATCCGGGTAATGATCATTGATGATGAACCGGCTATCCGTAAAGATACCCAGTCCCTGCTGCAGCAACAGCCGGATTTTGTGGTAGTAGCCGCCTGCGGTAGTGTACAGGAAGCCAACATCATCATCCCGGCTACACAGCCCGACCTGCTCCTGCTCGATATACAATTACTCGACGGCACCGGCTTCGATATCCTCCAGTCCCTGCAATCGCCCTGCAAAGTTATCTTTATCACCGCTTATCATGATTATGCCCTCAAGGCTATTAAATACGGGGCGCTCGACTACCTTCTGAAGCCCCTCGATGAAGAAGAGCTCAAAGCAGCCCTTGAAAAAGTACGCCAATCCGGTATCAGCCAGCCGCAGCCCGACCAGCTTGCCATCGCACGACAGTCGTTCCAGCAGGGCGGACTACACAACCGCATCGTGCTGCGCTCCCAGCAATACCTGAAAGTAGTGCCCTTCGAAGAGATCATTTACTGCCACAGCGATACCGGCTATACCACGTTCTTTCTCACCGGCGACCGAAAGATCGTGGTATCCAAATCCATTAAGGAATACGAAGAGTTGCTGCCGGCCTATTTTATGCGTCCGCACCAGTCCTACCTCGTCAACCACCATTTTATTGATACCTATCATAAAGACGGATACCTCGTATTGAGGAACAATACCGAAATACCCGTATCCACCCGTCGCAAAGATTTTGTCATTGAATACCTCACCGGTGTTCGCTAATGCCATTATAACCCTTATGAATATATTTCGCACCATCATTGCCTCCATTGGTCTATGCCTGTTGGCGGCCGCCTGCCGTAATGCCTCCTACCCAACACCGCCGGCATCCCGGCAGGCGGCAGCAGATTCATTGGTCAAGTTCATGTACGCCACCATCAACCCGCACTTCGTTGACGAAAATGTATCCGCCTCCCGCAGGATCCTCGACAGCCTGGCTCCTGTTGTAAAACAATATGATCATTACTCCTTTACCTGTGCCTGGCTGCGCTTTATGGGCATGCAATACCTGCTGGAGAAAAAATACGACAGCTCACTGATCAATTATCGGCAGGCGCTGGCCATAGCTACTGAGAAAGACACCACCCTTAAGCAAGTGGTGGCCGCCAAAACCCAGCTCTCTGAACTGTTTAAGGAAAGAAAACAGCTTGATTCAGCACTTGTTTATGCCAGGGAGGCGTATTACCTCGCCAAGAAGGTAGACACCAGCGGACTACCGATGATCCTCCTGAAATTAACTACTGTTTATTTTGATATCGGTGATATGGCGGCATTGCGCAATTATCTCTTTGAAGGTTTTAGATTAAGCGCCAATAAACCCAAATACCGCCTGGCCTTTGCCAACAATATTGCCACTTATTATGATAATCTCAGGGAAACAGACTCCTCCCTGCAGTTTTATAAAGATTTTGTAGAGAACGATTCCAGCTTATCCAACTCCTGGTACGACGCCATAAAATACGAGAACTTTGGTATCCAGCTTACGCGGAAAGACAAGCTGGAAGAAGGTTTGCAATACCAGCTCAAAGCTTTAGCGATCAACCGCAAATTGGACCGGCTGGATGGCGCCACCCTGTTTAATACCGCCGTAACTTATAGTAAGCTGCACCGGTTCGACACGGCAGCCACCTACCTCGATCAGGCCCTGGAACTTGCCACGAAAGAAAAAGACCTGGAGACGATTACCTCCATCTGGCGACGCAGGTCCAGCAACCTCAGCATGCAGCAACGCTACCGCGAAGCACTCGATGCACTCGATTCTTCCTATACCCATTATGAACTGGAAGTAGATTCTTCACTGGCCACCAAAGCCCGCGAACTGGAAACACAGTACGCCGTGAAAGCGAAAGATGATGAAATACACACACTGGCTTTCTCCAACGAGGCCAACCGGAAGATTGGCCGGCAACAGCAATGGATCATTATAATCCTCGCCAGTGCCTTTGCATTACTCGGCATTCTGGGCTTTATGTTCTGGCGCCGCCGGAAGCTCGCGGAGAAGTTAAAACAAACATCCCTCGAACAGCGGCTGTTGCGCAGCCAGATGGAACCGCATTTTATTTTCAATACTTTGTCCGTATTGCAAAGCTTTATACGGAACAACGAAGGCGAAAAAGCGATCCGTTACCTCAACCAGTTTGCCAGACTGCTGCGGGTTACACTCGAAAATTCACGGGAAAGCTTTGTCCCTCTGAAAGAGGAAGTAACTGCGCTGGAAAACTACCTGAGCCTGCAGGCGATGCGGTTTGAAGGAAGCTTTGATTACCACGTTCATGTATATGACGGGTACGAAGAAGATGAACTTATGATACCCCCCATGCTCCTGCAGCCCTTTGTTGAAAATGCCATCCTGCATGGTATGAAACAGCTTAACCGCAAAGGACATATAGAAGTGACCATCTCCAGGGAACTGCATGTGTTGCGTTGTGTGATTGATGATAACGGAGCAGGTATACAAGCATCCCCGGTTCCGCCACAGAAGCGCTCGCTATCTACCATGATCACGCAGGAAAGACTGGCCATCCTCAGCAGGCAAACCAGGCAACCCGCCAGCATCTCCATTATAGATAAAAGCCAGGAACAATCTCCCGGCACCCGCGTGGTGCTCCACATTCCCTTCCGGAAAACGTTACCATTCAGCGGATCGCGTGAAAAAGCCAGCGAATTTTAAAAAGGTACAGGCGTTTCTGAATTCTCCGTTTTTTCGCTTTTGTGCTGTGGTATGTTTGCTTTATCAATCAACCACAAAACGCAAATATGAAAAAACACACGCTCAGCCTGCTGCTCGCTATCTGCATGATGGTTTTCTACTCCTGCAGCTCCGGTGGCGGCAAAGCCTTTGAAACAACGGAGGGAATGGCGGATATCACCGGCCAGCTCGACGATGAATTTGGAAAAGATGCCAGTTACACCAGCGTAATTCTCAGCTATCATAAAGACATTGGTACGATGGTCTCAGCTACCGGCACCAAGGACCCGGCTTCCAAAAAACTGATCGAAAAACATAGAGCCAATAAAGGTTGGGAAGACCGTTCAGAGATCACCCTCGAAATTGAAGGGGATGCCAAACCGTCTGACTTCATGTTTACCCTGAAAGATGTAGACAACCTGAAGAAGGTACCTGAGATGGTGAAACTGTCCGTAGACAAGATAAAGAAAGAGAAGAATTTTGATGTAGTGGTAGAGAGCGTGAATGTGAGTGCGCCAAGCAGGATCAATAGCCCTGAAGATAAACTACGCTACCTGATCAATTGCGCGCCTCCCAATGGCGGCACGAAGTTTACCATGATCTTCGACAATACCGGGAATTTCCAAAAGATGTTGTACTAATCTTGCCCATACAGCCAGGTATACAGCCAAAGTATAGCCGTAAAATTTTTACCCCCTACAGCCCTGCCGCTTTTTTAAAGCTTAAATCCTTCCAATTATGACCTTACAACTCTCCGGTGCAACTCCTACTGTCAATGAGCTGCACACCATCATCAAAAAGCACCTCGACGGAAAATACACCTGTGATGTGGTGCACGACCGCTGGTCGCTCAATTTTTCCGGGCCTAAACAATGTGTGCTGATCAAAAAATCGGGCATGATCGGCGTGGGCGTTTTTGTGAACGAAAAAAAGAAAATCGTTGATGTAGACGGCATTGTTCCCAACCAGATCCTGGACAGGGTGGTTTTTGGCAACTTTATCACCCGGTTACTGCTGGTATCTTCCTGGAACAAACTGGAAGCAGAAGTAGCCGATGTACTAAACGAAAAATTATCCTGATACCCTATCTCCCCGAACCGGTATGTTTTCCTTTTTTAGAAAGAAAGAAAAGCCCCTGGCTCCAACGCATGATTTCGCCTCACTTATCAACAGGCGGGCAGAAGATTTCAGGGCTTTCTATGCAGAACGGTTCGGGGAAAAGCTTAACTACCAGTACAAGAGTCTGTACCTTATAGATACCATCGTTGGGGAAGCCCGTGTGAGCGCCGCCACCATTGACCGAAAACAATGGCTGGCGACGCATGCGGGCGCTTATGTATACCGCGTTGCTTCTTTAAGGCTGGCGCATTTCCAGTACCTGTGGTATCACCCACTTGATCAGCCGATGATGGTAGTAGGCATGCCGGATTACCGGATCACTTTATTGGGCCAACAGGCCGTACAACAACGGCTGGAAGCCATATTTGAACCAACCCTGTATCAACTCTACACCAATTTTGAGCATGCCCTGGTATATGCAAAGCCGGGTGATGACCTCTTATTTGTCTAAAGATTATATAACCGGCAGGCAACTTCCCAACAGATATGGTCAATCTGTATGGTATGGATTTTGCCTTCCAACACAAACCATTAGTCATGAATCAAAACGCCATTGAGCAATATTTACAGTCGCTGAAAGCCATGGGGTTGAGCGACGAAGCGATCGCTATGTACCGCCAGCAGATGGAACAATCCATGCAGCTTTCCAGCCAGTGGGCCAGTCAACTGAACCAGTTTGGCCAAAACATCCAGCAGTTCAATGCGATGTTTACCGGCGATAACAGCGATGACAACGCTCCCGCCGATGCGCAGACCCTCCTGCTTAACCCCGACAGCACACTCACACCCGAAGAACAATGGGCCATCGCCTGTGGCGCTGATCTTGCCCTGTTGAACGGGCAATACCTCAATGATCTTACTACCGGCTTTACAAAACAGGAATGCCGGGAGCTGCTCTCCGAATGGTGGGATATTGACAGCAAAGAAGAAGTGCTCGATATGATCAACTGGTTGTTCCAGGAAGGCCACCGTATACAATATGATATCATCTGGCAGGCCATGAATGCGGTCTCTATCAAGGAAAGCAAGGCCTTTCTGCGGGAACATGTGGTGGCCAATCAAATGGAAGAAGAAGCTGCCATGCAACGTCTTCGCAATATGCGCGACGCCATCGAACTTTTCCAGCAACATGAATTGATCGGCAAAGGCACGCAGCCTGAAATGCTGATCTGGGATTATGCGCGCATCATCAATCTTTCCAGGGGCAGTTTTGATGCCGGCTATCTCTCCCGCGAAGAAGCCCTCGACATTATCCTGCGCTGCGTGGAACCCATCCGGAAAATGTATACTTCCTGGAAACAACTATCGGTTTCCTACCAGTTTGCCCGCTGTGTCTGGAACGGGGTTGATGAAGACATATTTGAAGACATGATGGCTGGTATGGAGGTATTGCTTACCGATCCCAATAGCCCCTGGGTGAAAATGCCGTGGTGAGATAAATGGCTCGTCAAGAAGGGATTCACATAATGAACAGGCTTTCAATCATTTCCGTTTATGGAAAAAATTTAGAAAAAAGTGAACCTTTTCAAAACTCGTTCAAAGCATGTGTCAACCATGTGTGAAACATGTGTCTTTCATTGGAGAAAGTACCCTTTTGACACATGGTTGGCACAAGGATGACACAAGGTTTATAGAAGGATAGCGCCGGGAAGCTGCTATTTGACGGGGGTCGCAGCCAACTCTTTTCTGATGACCGGCGCGACCTGTGTACCAAACAGCTCAATGGAACGCATCATTTGTTTGTGCGGTACTGAACCCACACTCATCTGTGCCAGAAAACGGGTATTGTGGAAGAGTTCATACTGATACATGATCTTATCAATGATCTCCTGTGGACTGCCTACCAGCAAAGAACCACGTTTACCACGCATGACTTCAAACTGTCCGCGTGACATGGGGCCCCATCCTCTTTCCCGACCTATCCGGCTCATAATATCCGCATAAGAAGGAAAGAATACATCGGCAGCCTGCTGTGAAGTGTCTGCAATAAACACATGCGAATTAATACTTACCTGCAACGTTTCCGGGCTGTGCCCGGCCTGTTGCGCAGTATCCCTGTAAAGCTGTATCAGTGGCGCAAAGCGATGCGGTTCACCACCAATAATGGCCAGGGCCAGTGGTACGCCAAGGTTTCCTGCACGCATAATGGATTCGGGCGTACCGCCTACAGCTATCCAGATGGACAGTTTATCCCGGTATGGACGGGGATATACACCAAGATTATTGATAGCAGGCCGATGCTTCCCCTTCCAGGTGATCTTCTCTTTTTCATTCAGTTTAAGCAACAGGTCCAGCTTTTCGGTAAACAGTTCATCATAATCCCTGAGATCATATCCAAAAAGCGGAAATGATTCTATAAAGGAGCCGCGGCCCGCCATTATCTCGGCCCTGCCGCCCGACAGCAGGTCAAGGGTAGCAAAATCCTGGAACACACGCACAGGATCATCTGAACTTAAAACGGTCACGGCGCTGGAAAGCTTTAAGCGCTTTGTTCTGGCAGCAGCGGCGGCCAATACCACAGCAGGAGAAGAAACCAGGTATTCTACACGATGATGTTCTCCTATCGCAAATACATCCAGCCCTACCTGTTCGGTAAGCTCCACTTCTTCCAGGAGGTCTTGCATACGCTGGTAAGCACTGATCATTTTGCCTGTTACCGGATCGGGGAGATTATCTACGAATGTGCAAATACCTAATTCCATAGTTTTTATATTGACTGCTGCTGAGGTGCTGTAATAACACCTGTAGCGCTAAATTGTTATGCCAGTAGTGTTGCTATTAATAATAAATGGAGCCATAAAGACTCCATCTATTTGTTTTTATCAATAAGCCGACGATAAAACTTTTATGATGCAACTGCATTTATTTGGTTGCGACCTTTAATTAATTAACGCTTCAAGCTGTATTTTGTTCGCACCCATTTGCCACCTCTCTACAAAGATGTTGATTCTTATAGGATTACACTTCCCTTCGCAGCACTTCCAACGGCGGCCTGTTCACCACACTGCGGCTGTTAAAGATCCCTATGAGAATGGTAAGCAGCGAAATGGCCACAAACAGGATAATAACCGGCCACCAATCGGGTGAGAAAGGTGTTTTAAAGCTATAGCGCGCCAGCGCCCAGCTACCCGCCAGTGATAAAAGGATGCCGGTAGCAGCTGCCAGTGCTCCCAGGAAGAAATATTCCAGGGCAGTGATGGCCAGTATCTGCCTACGGCTGGCGCCCAGTGTGCGCAACAGCACACTTTCCTGCATACGCTGGTATTTGCTGATGAGTACGGAAGCAATGAGCACAATTAATCCCGTGATAATGCTAAAGCCGGCCATAAAACGAATCACAAAACCGATCTGGCTGAGCACATCATCCAGCACTTTTAATATCAGGTGCAGGTCAATGATGGAAATATTGGGATAATGGCGCACAACGGCCTGCTGAAAACGGGCTGATACTTCCGGTGAAGGTACCCGTGTAATGAGCACATGGAATTGCGGAGCAGGTTCCAGCACACCCGGCGGAAACACTACCCGGAAATTGGTTTGCACCCGTTGCCAGTCTACCTTCCGCATACTGCCGATCACTGTTGGCACCAGCGTGCCTTGTACATTGAAGAGTATGCTGTCTCCCATCTTTACATTGATGCGTTGCGCATATTGCTCTTCCATGGAGATCGGCACTACCTCGCCGGGAAACTTAACAGGACCCGAAAGCTTGCCGGCCGTCAGCTTTTCAGAGTCGGTAAGCGAATCCCGGTAGGTAACACGGAACTCCCATTCAAAAGCACGTTCTGATATTTTGGAAGCGGTATCTTTTCTAACGTCTGCAGCGGTCTTTCCATTAATGGCTTCAATACGCATGGTAACGATAGGCACCTGTTGCAGAACAGGCAACTGATATTGTTTCGCCAAAGCAGCTACCGAATCTTTCTGGCTACTTTGGATATCGAACAGTACCATATTGGGCTGACTGCCGCTACCAGTGAGGCTGACGCGATTGATGAGCATGCTTTGAATAAAATACAGCGTGCTGATGAAGAGTGCTCCTAACCCGATGGTAGTGATGAGAATGATCGTTTGATTATTGGGACGATAGAGGTTGGCAAAGCCTTGTCGCCACAGGTAGCTCCAGGAAGCAGGGAAGAAGCGACGAACGAGCCACATAAGGAGTCGCGCAATCCCTGCCAGCACCAGGAAGGCCGTGAGTATGCTGATGGTAAACACGATGGCCTGCATCCAGCTATGTACCTGCCACCAGGTAAACACTACAATGAAAGAAAGAATGAGGATATACACCAGCCATTTGAGCGGATCGCGGAAAGAACGTGTAGGCTCAAAGGATAACCGGAGCGTATACAAGGGCGATACATTACGGACCGAAAGCAATGGCAGCAGTCCAAAGAGCGCTGCTATAATGGCGCCGAGGGCAATGCCCTTTCCGATGGATGGCCAGGAGATGCCGGCCGTTATTTCAATGGGTAGGAAGTCTTCCAGTACCGTGGGCAATACCTGCTGAATGAGCGTACCAACGATGGCGCCCAGTATAGATCCGATGATACCAATACCCACAATCTGAATAAGGTAAATAAGAAATGCCTGGCCAGAGTTTACACCCAAACAGCGGAGGATGGCAATAGAGCTGATCTTTTCCCGTATATAAATATGAATGGCGCTGGCTACACCAATGCAACCCAGTAACAGGGCAATAAAACTGATGAGGGTAAGAAACTCATTCACGTCTTCAAAAGAGCGGCCGGTATTTCTTTTGCGCTCTTCCACCGTATCGTAATCGAGCCCTGCCTTTTCAAGACGGCCTTCTATAGATTCTACTGTTGTGGGTACCTGTGATGGATGGTTGTATTTATAATAGAAGTTAACACCTACACGGCTGCCTCTTTGTATGAGCCCCGTTTGATCCAGGTATTTCAGGGGAATATAGACGGGCGGCGCTACAGTGGTGGAGAGGCCTGTGCGGCCCGGTGCTTTATTGAGTGTTCCTGCAATGGCAAATGACACATCACCAATCAGTATGGAGTCGCCCACCTTTGCATTGAACTGCAACATAAGGGTTTTATCTACCAGCGCCTGCTGTTGTGCCCGGAATCTTTTGCCGGCTGCAACAGGCGTGGTTTCCAGGGCTCCATAATACGGGAAATCTCCCTGCAGTGCGCGGACCTGTACGAGGCGGGTTCCCTGGCTTTTGGTGAAATAGATCATCGAAGCGAATGTGCGCTCTTCAGACCGTTGGTCGCCCAATGAATCCAGTAAGGGACGGATGTTCTTATTGATGGGCTTGTTGCTTTCTATTACAAGATCGGCGCCAACAAGGGTCTGCGCCTGTTTGTCAATGTCTTTACGCACATTATCGCCCAGGGAAAAGGTAGCAACGAGGGCAGCAATACCCAATATGATAGAGGAGATGAAGAGCAGCAGGCGGGAACGGTTGCGGCGGCTATCCCGCCAGGCCATCAGGAGGAGCCACCTCAGATTGAGCTTCTTTTTATAGATAAATCTTTCTCTATCCATTATTTGAATTTCAGAATTTGAACATTACTCCGAAGGAGTCCTTCGGACTGGTTTCAGGATGCCTTAATTCCGTTCATCGCCCACAAGGTGGCCACCTTTAATCCTGATGATCCGTTTTGTTTGGGCGGCCAGTTCCAGGTTGTGGGTAACAATAATGAGGGTAGTACCCGCTTCCTGGTTAAGGTCAAAGAGCAGCTTGATGACTTTATCACTCGTCTCCGCATCGAGGTTACCGGTAGGTTCATCGGCAAACAATATGCGGGGATTGTTGGAGAAGGCGCGGGCCAGCGACACACGCTGCTGTTCGCCACCTGAAAGCTGCGTAGGGTAATGGTGTATGCGATCGGCCAGACCTACTTTGTCCAGCAGCTCAACAGCGCGTGGGCGTATATTCTTTTCGCCCCGCAATTCCAGTGGCACCATCACATTTTCGAGGGCGGTCAGGGTGGGCAATAGCTGGAAATTCTGGAAAATGAACCCTACATAGCGGTTGCGCACCTGTGCACGTTCGTCCTCACTTAGCTCATTGAGCCGGATATTATTGAGTTCCACAGCCCCGTTACTGGCACGGTCGAGGCCAGCGCATAGGCCAAGCAGGGTGGTTTTTCCACTGCCGGAAGGCCCCACAATGGATAGAGTAGACCCTGCTTCCACAGAAAAGTTAATATCATTCAATACCTGCAGGGTATGGCCGCCACCCTGGTAAGTTTTGCTTAAATTCCGGATATTCAGAATAGTCTCCATAAGTTTGTTTATATAGTCGTGCCTGCCAGATTTATATTACTGTTGGAATACAAAATTTACAGGCATTGTTATTGAGGAATCACTGTGGGCTCTGAAAATACACCATTAAACGAACATAAAAGAGCAGTACATGTTTAACGGAATCCTAATTCGGGCGATAAATTATTATATGTTGAAAATATTGCTGATAAGCGGTTTTACGGGTATGCTGGCATTCGCGGGCTGTAAGGACAAACCGGCCGCAAAGGATACTACCGGCCCTGCTTCCTCAAAAACAACGGAAGCTACTGCCCCAGCGGCTCCCGACTCAGCCAAACACATTGTGTTTTTTGGGAATAGCCTTACAGCAGGTTATGGCCTGGACCCTTCGGAAGCATTTCCCGCTGTGATACAGGAAAAGATAGATTCGTTGAAACTGCCTTATAAGGTAGTCAATGCCGGGCTGAGTGGTGAAACTACAGCGGGCGGCAAAGGCCGGATTGACTGGCTGTTGCAGCAGCCGCTGGATGTGTTTGTACTGGAACTGGGCGGTAATGATGGATTGCGTGGTATACCTGTAAGTGAGACCGGCAAGAATTTACAAGACATTATTGACCGGGTAAAAGCAAAATACCCCCAGGCCAAAATACTACTGGCAGGCATGCAGGTACCACCCAATATGGGCAGCAAGTATGCCGGCGAGTTCAGGGCAGTGTTCCGTTCGCTGGCCGACAAGAATAAGCTCCCACTAGTACCCTTTCTACTGGAAGGGGTGGGTGGCATTCCGGAGCTGAACCAGCCGGATGGTATTCATCCTACCGCACGGGGGCATAAGATCGTGGCAGAGAATGTGTGGGAAATGCTGAAGGTGATGCTATGATATGGGTGTCATCCCGCAGGAATAAGGCAATAGAGAAACACCCTTTTAGAGCCCTTTGGCTACAAATACAAAGAAACCGGTTGGTTACACAACTATTTTTCTTTCCCCACCGCTAATAGCATAAAATCCACATTTGTCCACGGCTGATTGCCGTTCCGAATACATGCTTAGATTTGCCGCTACACCATTTGTGAATGACGCATCCGTTTTTTACCTATCAGAAATTCATTAAGGATACTGTGACGCTGAAGTTGTTGCGAACCGGTAACGCGTCGTTGATCCTCAGCTTTTTACATACTGCTTTCAAAGATGCTGATAAGATCTATATCAGCAATGCCGACCTGATCCAGCACCTGGCCAATTACCTGCAAGAGATTGATTATACAGATGCTGACCAGGAAACAGCGGTGCGCGAGCTGGGCTATTCGTATGAAGACAAAGCCCGCAGTTATATTAACCGCTGGACAGATGAGGCCTACCTGCACAATTTTATAGATGATGGCAGCAAGCAGGTGATGTATCAACTGAGCCGGCATACGGTAAAGGCTTTCCAGATATATGATCTTTTACAGGAAAGAGAATTTGTAGGAACGGAAAGCAAGTTTGAGGACCTGTTCCGCAAGTTGCAGGAACTGGTAACGAACAGCAACAGCAATCCTGATGAGCGCATTCTACAGTTAGAAAAAGAGAAGAAGGAGCTGCAGCAACAGATCAATGAAATACGCCGCAGCAATACTGCCGCCACTTTTGAAGGCTACCAGGTAAAGAGCCGCTGGGAAGAGATTGTGCGATTGAGCAATGAGTTGACTGGTGACTTCAAGGAAGTAGAGGATAATTTCAAGAATATTTACCGGCAGATCAGCCTGGAACATGCAGACGCAAAGCTGACCAAGGGCCAGTTACTGAAGCTGACTTTTGATGCATTGGATGAATTAAGGAATAATGATCAAGGCAAGAGCTTTTATGCCTTCTGGATGTTTTTGATGAATGATGAGAAGCAGGAAGAACTGAACCAGTTGACCGATGCCGTGTACCGGGTGCTGGAAACACACCAGGTGACAACAGAACATCAAAGTCTGCGCAAGCTGAAAACGCGGCTGCACTATGCCGCCAGGAAGGTGCTGGATACGAATGAGCTGCTGGGCTATAAACTGAGCAGGATCGTAGCAGAAAAAGAACAGGCAGATAGAAGAGCTTTAAAGGAAACCCTGCAACAGATCTTCCAGATGGCCATCCAGCGCATTGAAAAGCCGGTACCAGAAAGGGCCTTTTATATTACCGTAGATGACCGTCCGGAAATTAAGATGCCGCTGGAAAGAAAGCCTGGCGAGAAACCGGTAGAAAGCAAGTTTGATGCAGCACCCAAAGTAGCCACCCTGCAACTGGATGCAGCAACAGCATTGAATGGATTGTATGGTGATGAGATGATTGACAAAGGTTTGTTGCTGCAAAACATACAGGCACTGTTGAAAAAACAGTCGCAGGTGACTTTGAAGCAGGTAGTGGAAACCTATCCGTTGAAAAAAGGGCTGGCCGAGTTGCTGGCTTATATTACGCTGATACAACAGTATGACAAGCATGCCGTGAGCGATGAGGCAACAGAAGACATCCTGTTCGATGCAGCGCAGAAGAAACATTTACGCTTACCTCAAATTATATTCAATAAATGAGTGTGACATTACTACCCTATGCCAGGGCCATTGTGCAATTGCTGAGAGGCCCGGTATATAGTGATGACCAGGAATACTGGAACAGCCTGCTGAAATACCAGGTGGAAATTACCCAGCATTTTAGCGGGCTGGGGCTGGATACGGTGATCCAGAAAGAAGATGGCTATGCTTTTATCCGGCAGGCAGAGTTGGATGATAAAGGCACAACGATTGGTTTGATCAGCCGCCGGCCATTGACGTATGAAGTGAGCCTGTTGTGTGTGCTGCTGCGCAAGCTGCTGGACGATTTTGAGATCAGCAATACCGATAATAAACGTTTTTACCTGAAGCGAAAGCAACTACGGGCCGAGCTGGAAACTTTTTTCAAAGAAAAGAGCAATAAGGTAAAGCTGCTGAAGGACCTGGACAGTTATATTAACCAGGTGCTGGACCTGGGTTATATCAAGGTAACGGAAAATGATGAGCAATACCGGGATGAGGATACGTTTGAAGTGCGCACGATCATCAAGGCGCGGTTTAGCAATGATGTATGCCTGGATTTTTTAAATCAACTGAAAGAAGATGTTAAGTCTGTTTAGTACTGATAGCGGCAAGGCTGGTTTCCGTTTGCATAAGATGCAATTGTACAACTGGGGCACGTTTGACGGCTCCATTTATACGATCAGCCCGGAAAGTGAAAACAGTTTGCTGACGGGCGCCAATGGAAGTGGCAAGACCACACTGGTGCATGCCATGCTTACTTTACTGGCAGCGGAACGCCGGATGCGTTCTTTTAACCAAAGCGCTGAAGGGA comes from the Paraflavitalea devenefica genome and includes:
- a CDS encoding arylesterase, whose translation is MLKILLISGFTGMLAFAGCKDKPAAKDTTGPASSKTTEATAPAAPDSAKHIVFFGNSLTAGYGLDPSEAFPAVIQEKIDSLKLPYKVVNAGLSGETTAGGKGRIDWLLQQPLDVFVLELGGNDGLRGIPVSETGKNLQDIIDRVKAKYPQAKILLAGMQVPPNMGSKYAGEFRAVFRSLADKNKLPLVPFLLEGVGGIPELNQPDGIHPTARGHKIVAENVWEMLKVML
- a CDS encoding DUF3375 domain-containing protein encodes the protein MTHPFFTYQKFIKDTVTLKLLRTGNASLILSFLHTAFKDADKIYISNADLIQHLANYLQEIDYTDADQETAVRELGYSYEDKARSYINRWTDEAYLHNFIDDGSKQVMYQLSRHTVKAFQIYDLLQEREFVGTESKFEDLFRKLQELVTNSNSNPDERILQLEKEKKELQQQINEIRRSNTAATFEGYQVKSRWEEIVRLSNELTGDFKEVEDNFKNIYRQISLEHADAKLTKGQLLKLTFDALDELRNNDQGKSFYAFWMFLMNDEKQEELNQLTDAVYRVLETHQVTTEHQSLRKLKTRLHYAARKVLDTNELLGYKLSRIVAEKEQADRRALKETLQQIFQMAIQRIEKPVPERAFYITVDDRPEIKMPLERKPGEKPVESKFDAAPKVATLQLDAATALNGLYGDEMIDKGLLLQNIQALLKKQSQVTLKQVVETYPLKKGLAELLAYITLIQQYDKHAVSDEATEDILFDAAQKKHLRLPQIIFNK
- a CDS encoding ABC transporter permease → MDRERFIYKKKLNLRWLLLMAWRDSRRNRSRLLLFISSIILGIAALVATFSLGDNVRKDIDKQAQTLVGADLVIESNKPINKNIRPLLDSLGDQRSEERTFASMIYFTKSQGTRLVQVRALQGDFPYYGALETTPVAAGKRFRAQQQALVDKTLMLQFNAKVGDSILIGDVSFAIAGTLNKAPGRTGLSTTVAPPVYIPLKYLDQTGLIQRGSRVGVNFYYKYNHPSQVPTTVESIEGRLEKAGLDYDTVEERKRNTGRSFEDVNEFLTLISFIALLLGCIGVASAIHIYIREKISSIAILRCLGVNSGQAFLIYLIQIVGIGIIGSILGAIVGTLIQQVLPTVLEDFLPIEITAGISWPSIGKGIALGAIIAALFGLLPLLSVRNVSPLYTLRLSFEPTRSFRDPLKWLVYILILSFIVVFTWWQVHSWMQAIVFTISILTAFLVLAGIARLLMWLVRRFFPASWSYLWRQGFANLYRPNNQTIILITTIGLGALFISTLYFIQSMLINRVSLTGSGSQPNMVLFDIQSSQKDSVAALAKQYQLPVLQQVPIVTMRIEAINGKTAADVRKDTASKISERAFEWEFRVTYRDSLTDSEKLTAGKLSGPVKFPGEVVPISMEEQYAQRINVKMGDSILFNVQGTLVPTVIGSMRKVDWQRVQTNFRVVFPPGVLEPAPQFHVLITRVPSPEVSARFQQAVVRHYPNISIIDLHLILKVLDDVLSQIGFVIRFMAGFSIITGLIVLIASVLISKYQRMQESVLLRTLGASRRQILAITALEYFFLGALAAATGILLSLAGSWALARYSFKTPFSPDWWPVIILFVAISLLTILIGIFNSRSVVNRPPLEVLRREV
- a CDS encoding DUF4194 domain-containing protein yields the protein MSVTLLPYARAIVQLLRGPVYSDDQEYWNSLLKYQVEITQHFSGLGLDTVIQKEDGYAFIRQAELDDKGTTIGLISRRPLTYEVSLLCVLLRKLLDDFEISNTDNKRFYLKRKQLRAELETFFKEKSNKVKLLKDLDSYINQVLDLGYIKVTENDEQYRDEDTFEVRTIIKARFSNDVCLDFLNQLKEDVKSV
- a CDS encoding ABC transporter ATP-binding protein; the protein is METILNIRNLSKTYQGGGHTLQVLNDINFSVEAGSTLSIVGPSGSGKTTLLGLCAGLDRASNGAVELNNIRLNELSEDERAQVRNRYVGFIFQNFQLLPTLTALENVMVPLELRGEKNIRPRAVELLDKVGLADRIHHYPTQLSGGEQQRVSLARAFSNNPRILFADEPTGNLDAETSDKVIKLLFDLNQEAGTTLIIVTHNLELAAQTKRIIRIKGGHLVGDERN